The Raphanus sativus cultivar WK10039 chromosome 2, ASM80110v3, whole genome shotgun sequence genome includes a region encoding these proteins:
- the LOC108820050 gene encoding xyloglucan endotransglucosylase/hydrolase protein 24 gives MSPFKILLFTALLAAAFSASTADFNSDVNVAWGNGRGKILNNGQLLTLTLDKSSGSGFQSKTEYLFGKIDMQIKLVPGNSAGTVTTFYLKSEGTTWDEIDFEFLGNMSGDPYTLHTNVYTQGKGDKEQQFHLWFDPTANFHTYSILWNPQRIILTVDNTPIREFKNSESLGVLFPKSKPMRMYASLWNADDWATRGGLVKTDWSKAPFTASYRNIKIDGCAHSNGRSSCTTTKPSSNWYTQEMDSTSQARLRWVQKNYMIYNYCTDTKRFPQGIPRECATRS, from the exons ATGTCtcctttcaaaatattattattcacaGCTCTCCTCGCGGCGGCGTTTTCAGCCTCCACCGCTGACTTCAACAGCGACGTCAACGTGGCTTGGGGAAACGGCCGCGGGAAGATACTCAACAACGGCCAGCTTCTTACTCTCACCTTAGACAAATCATCTGGTTCTGGTTTTCAATCCAAAACAGAGTATTTGTTCGGTAAGATTGATATGCAGATTAAGCTTGTTCCTGGTAACTCAGCAGGCACAGTCACAACTTTCTAT TTGAAATCGGAAGGAACGACCTGGGATGAGATTGATTTTGAGTTCTTGGGTAATATGAGTGGAGATCCTTATACTCTACACACCAATGTTTACACTCAAGGTAAAGGTGACAAAGAGCAACAGTTCCATCTCTGGTTCGACCCAACAGCAAATTTCCACACTTATTCAATCCTCTGGAACCCTCAAAGAATCAT aCTAACTGTTGATAACACGCCAATTAGAGAGTTTAAGAACTCGGAGTCTCTCGGTGTCTTGTTTCCAAAGAGCAAGCCGATGAGGATGTACGCAAGTTTATGGAACGCAGACGATTGGGCAACTAGAGGCGGTCTGGTTAAAACGGATTGGTCCAAAGCTCCATTCACCGCTTCTTACAGGAACATTAAGATCGACGGGTGTGCTCATTCAAACGGAAGATCGTCTTGTACCACGACGAAACCAAGCTCTAATTGGTACACTCAAGAAATGGATTCAACGAGCCAAGCTAGACTCAGATGGGTTCAGAAGAACTACATGATCTACAATTACTGTACGGATACTAAGAGGTTTCCACAGGGAATCCCTCGGGAATGTGCAACAAGGTCATAG